In the Hordeum vulgare subsp. vulgare chromosome 7H, MorexV3_pseudomolecules_assembly, whole genome shotgun sequence genome, one interval contains:
- the LOC123407128 gene encoding lactoylglutathione lyase, translated as MATGSEAGKSAEAVLEWPKQDKKRMLHAVYRVGDLDKTIKCYTECFGMKLLRKRDVPEEKYTNAFLGFGPEDTNFALELTYNYGVDKYDIGAGFGHFAIANEDVYKLSETIKSSDCCKITREPGPVKGGSTVIAFAQDPDGYLFELIQRGPTPEPLCQVMLRVGDLDRAIMFYEKALGMKLLRKKDVPQYKYTIAMMGYAEEDKTTVLELTYNYGVTEYNKGNAYAQVAIGTDDVYKSAEAVELVTKELGGKILRQPGPLPGLNTKITSFLDPDGWKVVLVDYADFLKELH; from the exons ATGGCTACCGGTAGCGAAGCTGGAAAGTCCGCCGAGGCCGTGCTGGAATGGCCTAAGCAGGACAAAAAGAGGATGCTGCATGCTGTTTACCGTGTGGGAGATCTTGACAAAACCATTAA GTGTTACACAGAATGCTTTGGGATGAAGCTGCTGAGGAAAAGAGATGTCCCAGAAGAGAAGTACACCAATGCGTTTCTTGGGTTTGGACCTGAGGATACTAATTTTGCACTTGAGCTGACTTACA ATTATGGTGTTGACAAGTACGACATTGGAGCGGGCTTTGGACATTTTGCCATCGCAAATGAGGAT GTGTACAAGCTGTCTGAGACAATTAAATCATCTGATTGTTGTAAGATCACTCGTGAACCTGGTCCTGTCAAGGGAGGGTCCACTGTGATTGCCTTTGCACAAGACCCAGATGGTTACTTGTTTGAGCTTATCCAGAGGGGTCCGACGCCTGAGCCTCTCTGTCAAGTTATGCTTCGTGTTGGTGACCTTGATCGGGCTATCATGTTCTACGAGAAG GCCCTTGGGATGAAGCTTCTGAGGAAGAAGGATGTGCCTCAGTATAAG TACACCATTGCCATGATGGGCTATGCTGAGGAGGACAAGACCACTGTTCTGGAGTTGACATACAACTATGGTGTCACGGAATATAACAAGGGCAATGCATATGCTCAG GTTGCTATTGGCACTGACGATGTGTACAAGAGCGCCGAAGCAGTTGAGCTGGTTACCAAAGAACTAGGTGGAAAGATTCTAAGGCAGCCAGGGCCACTACCGGGGCTGAACACCAAAATCACCTCTTTCCTTGACCCAGATGGCTGGAAAGTG gttctggtggactacgcAGACTTCCTCAAGGAGCTGCACTGA